The Vidua macroura isolate BioBank_ID:100142 chromosome 27, ASM2450914v1, whole genome shotgun sequence genome includes a window with the following:
- the CDC6 gene encoding cell division control protein 6 homolog, with protein MASSSPQSQPTIGFPRTRSARRLAAPSAKSDPEAPALRPSPRSKASGPADPGQATPDKRSSRATAQPLSPTAQPLSPTAQLLSPTVQPLSPRKRLGDDNLCNVPHALPCSPAKRSKENRGRRLLFGDSPEQPKGPGPSPRSGGPETPRSSGLSGQHPRTRLFRQEGTCYQQAKQVLHAAVPEQLQGRERETRILRQFLQEHVLGRRPGSLYVSGAPGTGKTACLSRVLLDCKDKLAGSRTVVLNCMALGSPQSVFPALAQQLGLPVATGRERIRSLEKHLTAQGPMVLLVLDELDQLESKGQDVLYTLFEWPQLPSSRLVLVGLANALDLTDRSLARLGAHPGGSPRLLHFPPYTKEQLTRILQERLGQVAGDPVLDSAALQFCARKVSAVSGDARKALDVCRRAVEVVELEVRGQTLLKPLPGGDSPASPVPKRVGLLHISQVLSEVFGDRLAGGSRGSQDTFPLQQKVLLCSLLLLARHSHAREVTLGKLHDTYSQVCRRQQLPAVDQAECLSLVTLLESRGVLELKRAKEARLAKVSLTLEEAALEHRLQDTALVGSILAQGLR; from the exons atggccagcagcagcccgcAGAGCCAGCCCACCATCGGCTTCCCCCGCACGAGGAGCGCCCGACGCCTCGCTGCCCCCTCGGCCAAGAGCGACCCCGAAGCCCCTGCTCTGCGCCCCTCGCCGCGTTCCAAGGCCTCGGGCCCCGCCGACCCCGGCCAGGCCACCCCGGACAAACGCTCAAGCCGGGCCACAGCGCAGCCCCTGAGCCCCACAGCGCAGCCCCTGAGCCCCACAGCGCAGCTCCTGAGCCCCACAGTGCAGCCCCTGAGCCCCCGCAAACGCCTGG GTGATGACAACCTGTGCAACGTCCCCCATGCCTTACCTTGCTCCCCGGCCAAACGCAGCAAGGAGAACCGGGGCCGTCGCCTGCTCTTTGGGGACTCCCCCGAGCAGCccaagggcccggggccgtcCCCGCGGAGTGGGGGGCCAGAGACCCCTCGGAGCTCAGGGCTCAGCGGGCAGCACCCACGCACCCGGCTCTTCAGGCAGGAAG GTACCTGTTACCAGCAGGCCAAGCAGGTGCTGCATGCGGCCGTGCCcgagcagctccagggcagggagcgggAGACGAGGATCCTgcggcagttcctgcaggaacACGTCCTGGGGCGCCGTCCCGGCAGCCTCTACGTGTCCGGAGCCCCTGGGACTGGGAAAACAGCCTGTCTGAGCCGTGTTCTGCTTGACTGCAAG GACaagctggctgggagcaggactGTGGTGCTGAACTGCATGGCACTGGGCAGTCCCCAGAGCgtcttccctgccctggcacagcagctggggctgcccgtGGCCACTGGCCGGGAGCGTATCCGGAGCCTGGAGAAGCATCTGACGGCCCAGGGGCCCATGGT CCTCCTGGTGCTGGATGAGCTGGACCAGCTGGAGAGCAAAGGCCAGGACGTGCTCTACACCCTCTTTGAGTGGCCccagctgcccagctccaggctcGTCCTCGTGG GGTTGGCCAATGCCCTGGACCTGACAGACCGGagcctggccaggctgggagccCACCCgggcggcagcccccggctgctgCACTTCCCACCCTACACCAAGGAGCAGCTCACCCGCATCCTGCAGGAGCGGCTGGGGCag GTGGCAGGTGACCCCGTCCTGGACTCTGCCGCACTCCAGTTCTGTGCCCGCAAGGTCTCTGCAGTCTCCGGTGATGCTCGCAAGGCCCTGGATGTCTGTAG GCGTGCCGTGGAGGTGGTGGAGCTGGAGGTGCGAGGCCAGACCCTGCTCAAGCCTCTGCCTGGGG GTGACTCCCCGGCGTCCCCTGTCCCCAAGCGCGTGGGGCTCCTGCACATCTCCCAGGTGCTCTCGGAGGTGTTTGGGGACCGGCTggcgggggggtcccgggggtcccaggacaccttccctctgcagcagaaggtgctgctctgctccctgctcctgcttgccCGGCACTCGCACGCCCGCGAGGTGACCCTGGGGAAG CTCCACGACACCTACAGCCAGGTGTGCCGGCGGCAGCAGCTCCCCGCCGTCGACCAGGCCGAGTGTCTGTCCCTTGTCACCCTCCTGGAGTCCCGTGGTGTCCTCGAGCTCAAGAGGGCCAAGGAGGCCCGGCTGGCCAAG GTTTCCCTGACGCTGGAGGAGGCAGCGCtggagcacaggctgcaggacacagccctggTGGGCAGCATCCTGGCCCAGGGGCTGCGCTGA